The Streptococcus iniae genome contains the following window.
GCACAGTAGAATTAATTGTTGAACTTGAATCATTATTTAACATTAAAGTTCCAATTTCTGAGTTTGGTCGTGATGATTGGAATACTGTAACAAAAATAGTGGAAGGAATTAAGGAGTTACAGAATGCGTAAACGCCTTTGGGTGATTTTAGGCCCAGTAGTGATTGCCATTTGTTTGGTTAGTTTAACAGTTTTTTCCTTCCCTTTGGAGCTTAAACATTCTTTAAAAGAGGAAAAAGCAAATGCTGTTGCCATTTCAGACACATCTTTTAAAAATGGTTTAATCAAGCGACAAGCCTTATCAGATCCAAAACACCGTTTTGTTCCATTTTTTGGTTCTAGTGAATGGAATCGTATGGATAGCATGCATCCTTCTGTTTTGGCTGAAAAATACAACCGTTCTTACCGTCCTTATTTGATTGGAAAAAGAGGATCAGCTTCTTTATCACAATATTACGGGATGCAGCAAATTTCAAAACAACTTCATCAAAAGAAAGCAGTATTTGTGATTTCGCCACAATGGTTTACGCCGGAGGGAACCAATCCTGGAGCTGTTCAAAGTTATTTATCAAATAGTCAAGTGATTGCTTTTCTCTTACAGTCTAAAAATAATGAAGAATCAAAAATTGCAGCTAAACGCATGCTTGCCATTAATCCTGGAGTAGCCAAAGCAAATTTACTGAAGAAAATCAGTAATGGCATTGCTTTAAGTAAGCTTGATAGAGGTCTGCTTAAATTGGAAGAGAATATTTCTTTGCGTGAAGAATCCTTATTCAGTTTTTTAGGGAAGTCGGACAACTTTGAAAACCGTATTATGCCAAGAGTTCTTGGTTTACCCAAGCAATTTTCATATGATAGGCTACATGAGTTGGCAACCAAAAGAGGAGAAATTGCAACCTCAAACAATAAGTTTAGGATAAAAAATAGCTTTTATTCTGCACGAATTGCTCCTCAATTTCACCTTTACAAAAATTTTCAGAGTAATAATACCTATATTGAGTCACCAGAATATAACGATTTTCAATTAGTTTTGTCAGAATTTGCAAAGCAAAAAACAGAAGTTCTTTTTGTTATCACACCAGTTAATAAAGCTTGGGCCCAATACACTGGTTTGAATCAGAAAAAATATCAAGAAGCTGTTGATAAAATGAAGTACCAATTGGAACTTCAAGGTTTCAATAATATTGCTGATTTCTCAAAAAATGGTGGAGATCC
Protein-coding sequences here:
- the dltC gene encoding D-alanine--poly(phosphoribitol) ligase subunit DltC, with product MNTNIEETVIDLFDRLFMEDVSDIKDEDLFDAGVLDSLGTVELIVELESLFNIKVPISEFGRDDWNTVTKIVEGIKELQNA
- the dltD gene encoding D-alanyl-lipoteichoic acid biosynthesis protein DltD, with the protein product MRKRLWVILGPVVIAICLVSLTVFSFPLELKHSLKEEKANAVAISDTSFKNGLIKRQALSDPKHRFVPFFGSSEWNRMDSMHPSVLAEKYNRSYRPYLIGKRGSASLSQYYGMQQISKQLHQKKAVFVISPQWFTPEGTNPGAVQSYLSNSQVIAFLLQSKNNEESKIAAKRMLAINPGVAKANLLKKISNGIALSKLDRGLLKLEENISLREESLFSFLGKSDNFENRIMPRVLGLPKQFSYDRLHELATKRGEIATSNNKFRIKNSFYSARIAPQFHLYKNFQSNNTYIESPEYNDFQLVLSEFAKQKTEVLFVITPVNKAWAQYTGLNQKKYQEAVDKMKYQLELQGFNNIADFSKNGGDPYFMEDTIHIGWNGWLAFDKAVYPFLTEDYKAPHYEISDYFLSDEWATTSFHLKKK